ACCCCACCGACGAAGAGTTCGCCCTCGTCAACTCCGAGCTGCACCTGCACCCGCTCGCGGTCGAGGACGCCGTCAACGGCCACCAGCGCGCGAAGATGGAGGAGTACGAGCGCTCCCTCTTCGTCGTGCTCAAGACGCTGCGCTACGTCGAGGCCACGAGCGACGTCGAGACCGGTGAGGTCATGCTCTTCATCGGCGACCGCTTCGTCGTCACCGTGCGCCACGGCGACGGCAACCCGCTGCAGGGCGTGCGCCACCGGCTCGAGCTCGAGTCGGGCAAGCTGGCCCACGGCCCGCTGGCGGTGCTCCACTCGGTCATGGACTCCGTCGTCGACAACTACCTCGTCGTCGACCGCGAGATCCGCCGCGACCTCGAGCAGATCGAGGAGCAGGTGTTCGGCAGCGCCGCCGGTGGCGACGCGAACACGATCTACCGTCTCAAGCGCGAGGTGCTCGAGTTCCGGCGGGCCAGCCAGCCCCTCGCCGAGACCCTGCACATATACCTCGAGCGGGGTTCCGGGCGACACCTGCAGGACGACGCGCGCGTGTTCTTCCGCGACGTCGCCGACCACCTGCGCCTCGTCAACGACCACGTCGACAACTACGACCACCTGCTCACCGACATGCTCTCGGCGCACCTCGCCGCAGTCTCGGTGCGCCAGAACAACGACATGCGCCGCATCTCGGCGTGGGTCGCCATCGCGGCGGTCCCGACGATGATCGCCGGCGTCTACGGCATGAACTTCGAGTACATGCCCGAGCTGTCGGCGAGCGTGCACGTCGGCAGCGGCGAGTTCCGGTACGGCTACTTCGTCGTCCTGCTCGCGATGGGCGGCATCTGCGTGGGGCTCTACCGCGCGTTCCGACGTTCGGGCTGGCTCTGACCCGACGCAGGATGCCGGCAGGCGGGGCGGGTGCCCGCCCACCGGCATCCGGTGGTGGCGTCGGTCTCGGACGTCGGGTGCCTCAGGTGGCGCTGATGAGACCCGCCGCGAGGACGCCGGCGAGCACGACCCCGAGGGCTACGCGGTACCAGACGAACGGCAGGAGGCTGTTGCTCGCGACGAAGCGCAGCAGCCAGGCGATCGAGGCGTAGGCGACGACGAAGGCCACGACGATGCCGACGAGCACGGGGCCGACGCCGAAGGTGACGAGGTTGTCACGCTCGTCGACGGCCTGGAAGAGGCCCGCGGCGGTGAGCGCCGGGATGGCGAGGAAGAAGCTGAGGCGGGTGGCAGTGAGGCGGTCGATGCCGCGCGCGATGCCCATCGAGATCGTCGCTCCCGAGCGCGAGACGCCGGGGATGAGCGAGAAGCACTGCACGAGCCCGATGACGACGCCGTCGACCGGGGTCACCGAGTGCTCACCGCGGGTCGTGCCCGCCTTCTCGTGGCGGGCGTAGACCCGCTCGGAGACGACCATGACGACGCTCCACAGCAGCAGGGCGGCGGCGACGACCCAGAGGCTGCGCAGCCCGCCGGAGATGAGGCCGCGCAGGGCGAAGCCCACGATGCCGACCGGGATGGAGCCGATGACCACCGCCCAGGCGAGGCCGTAGTCGGGGTCGCGGCGGGCGTCGGCATTCGCGAGCCCGCGGAACCACGCACGGGCGAACCGGATGATGTCCTTGTGGAAGAACAGCAGCGTCGCCGCGATGGCGCCGAGCTGGATGACCGCCGTGTAGGCCGTCACGGCCGGGTCGTTCACCTCCAGCCCGAGCAGCTTCTCGGTGATGGTCAGGTGACCGGTCGAGCTGACGGGCAGGTACTCCGTGAGTCCTTCGACGACGCCGAGGATGACGGAGTCGAGGTAGCTCAGGTCGGCCATGGCTGCGGGTGCTTCCTGGGTGGGGACGGGCGCCCGCGGGTGCGGGTCGGACGTGCAGGAGGCCGCCCGGGGGCGGCCTCAGTGCAGGGGGGAGCCTATCCCGTGGGCCCGCCGGGGGGTCGCACCTGCGCCAGCGCCCGGAGCGTCGCCACCGCCTGCTCGCGGGTCATGCCGCCGCCCACCGCGACGGCGAGGGTCGTCACCCCGGCCTGCTCGTAGCGCTCGAGGCGTCGGGCCACGCGCTGCGGCGAGCCGAGCAGGGC
This is a stretch of genomic DNA from Terracoccus luteus. It encodes these proteins:
- a CDS encoding magnesium and cobalt transport protein CorA, which encodes MIVDKAIYRDGSRHGCGDLSDELASLRERGDAGSFIWIGLKDPTDEEFALVNSELHLHPLAVEDAVNGHQRAKMEEYERSLFVVLKTLRYVEATSDVETGEVMLFIGDRFVVTVRHGDGNPLQGVRHRLELESGKLAHGPLAVLHSVMDSVVDNYLVVDREIRRDLEQIEEQVFGSAAGGDANTIYRLKREVLEFRRASQPLAETLHIYLERGSGRHLQDDARVFFRDVADHLRLVNDHVDNYDHLLTDMLSAHLAAVSVRQNNDMRRISAWVAIAAVPTMIAGVYGMNFEYMPELSASVHVGSGEFRYGYFVVLLAMGGICVGLYRAFRRSGWL
- a CDS encoding undecaprenyl-diphosphate phosphatase; this encodes MADLSYLDSVILGVVEGLTEYLPVSSTGHLTITEKLLGLEVNDPAVTAYTAVIQLGAIAATLLFFHKDIIRFARAWFRGLANADARRDPDYGLAWAVVIGSIPVGIVGFALRGLISGGLRSLWVVAAALLLWSVVMVVSERVYARHEKAGTTRGEHSVTPVDGVVIGLVQCFSLIPGVSRSGATISMGIARGIDRLTATRLSFFLAIPALTAAGLFQAVDERDNLVTFGVGPVLVGIVVAFVVAYASIAWLLRFVASNSLLPFVWYRVALGVVLAGVLAAGLISAT